In one window of Harpia harpyja isolate bHarHar1 chromosome 11, bHarHar1 primary haplotype, whole genome shotgun sequence DNA:
- the HNRNPM gene encoding heterogeneous nuclear ribonucleoprotein M isoform X1 yields MEESMKKAAEVLNKHSLGGRPLKVKEVRRASVLSDPDGEHARRAMQKVMAAAGGMGIGPGPGGPGMINIPPSILNNPNIPNEIIHALQAGRLGSTVFVANLDYKVGWKKLKEVFSMAGVVVRADILEDKDGKSRGIGTVTFEQAIEAVQAISMFNGQLLFDRPMHVKMDERAFPKGDFFPPERPQQLPHGLGGIGMGLGPGGQPIDANHLNKGMGMGNMGPGGMGMEGMGFGMNKMGGMEGPFGGMENIGRFPAGMNMGRMSEMDRAMGGGFEREFGRNEMGMSRSFGETLERGIGGGNASIPGIERMAPGIDRMGSGIERIPSGMGHGMERVGSEIDRMGLVLDRMSSNVERMGSGIDRMAPLGIDHIAPNIERMGPAIERMGSGIERMGSGIGFGIERMGAAIDRVGTTMDRMGSGVERMGSGMDRMGIGMERMVPAGMGTGMGQVIERMPAGLDRIGATPMERIGIDRMGAASMERMGLERIGATNMERMGPAMGQGMGAGIDRMGLAMGSNFERTMDMERGNFAGNFAGSLGGTGGPAAGVARKACQIFVRNLPFDFTWKMLKDKFNECGHVLYADIKMENGKSKGCGVVRFESPEVAERACRMMNGIQLRGREIDVRIDRNA; encoded by the exons GATCCTGATGGTGAGCATGCCAGGAGAGCAATGCAGAAGGTCATGGCAGCAGCTGGTGGAATGGGTATTGGTCCAGGCCCGGGTGGCCCCGGCATGATCAATATCCCGCCTAGTATACTCAACAATCCCAACATACCCAATGAGATCATTCATGCCTTACAGGCAGGGAGACTTGGAAGCACTGTCTTTGTTGCAAAT TTGGATTACAAGGTTGGTtggaagaaactgaaagaagTATTCAGCATGGCCGGTGTTGTGGTTCGGGCAGACATACTAGAAGATAAAGATGGCAAAAGTCGTGGGATCGGCACTGTCACTTTTGAGCAAGCTATAGAGGCTGTTCAGGCTATAT CGATGTTTAATGGGCAGCTGCTGTTTGACAGACCGATGCATGTAAAAATG GACGAACGAGCCTTTCCCAAAGGAGACTTCTTTCCTCCAGAGCGACCCCAACAACTTCCTC atgGTCTTGGTGGTATTGGCATGGGATTAGGACCTGGAGGTCAACCTATTGATGCAAATCATTTAAACAAAGGCATGGGAATGGGCAACATGGGACCTGGAG GAATGGGAATGGAAGGCATGGGCTTTGGAATGAATAAAATGGGAG gaaTGGAAGGTCCTTTTGGTGGCATGGAAAACATTGGTCGCTTCCCAGCTGGAATGAACATGGGCAGAATGAGTG AGATGGATCGTGCCATGGGTGGAGGATTTGAAAGAGAATTTGGAAGAAATGAAATGGGAATGTCTCGTAGTTTTGGAGAGACCTTGGAGAGAGGAATAG GTGGTGGAAATGCCAGCATTCCTGGGATTGAGAGGATGGCACCTGGCATTGATCGTATGGGCTCGGGAATAGAAAGAATACCTTCCGGGATGGGGCATGGGATGGAGAGAGTAGGGTCAGAAATAGACAGGATGGGTCTTGTTTTAGATCGCATGAGCTCCAATGTGGAGCGAATGGGTTCAGGAATTGACCGAATGGCCCCTCTGGGCATAGATCACATCGCTCCTAACATCGAGAGGATGGGCCCAGCTATTGAGAGAATGGGTTCTGGCATAGAAAGAATGGGTTCTGGAATAGGCTTTGGTATCGAGAGAATGGGTGCTGCCATTGACCGCGTTGGCACCACTATGGACAGAATGGGATCAGGCGTAGAACGTATGGGTTCTGGCATGGATAGAATGGGTATAGGTATGGAGCGTATGGTCCCTGCTGGAATGGGAACTGGAATGGGTCAGGTGATAGAGAGAATGCCAGCTGGTTTGGATCGTATAGGTGCCACTCCTATGGAAAGAATAGGAATAGATCGTATGGGTGCTGCTAGCATGGAGAGAATGGGCTTGGAGCGCATTGGAGCCACTAACATGGAAAGAATGGGTCCTGCTATGGGACAGGGCATGGGAGCAGGCATAGATCGAATGGGACTTGCAATGGGAAGCAATTTTGAAAGAACAATGGACATGGAACGTGGAAACTTTGCAGGCAATTTTGCAGGCTCCCTTGGAGGAACTGGAGGACCTGCAGCTGGGGTGGCCAGAAAAGCCTGTCAGATATTTGTGAGAAAT CTGCCTTTTGATTTTACATGGAAAATGCTGAAAGATAAATTTAATGAATGTG gtcaTGTGCTGTATGCTGATATCAAGATGGAGAATGGGAAGTCTAAAGGATGTGGTGTGGTTAGATTCGAGTCCCCAGAAGTAGCTGAGCGAGCGTGCCGTATGATGAATGGGATACAGCTTCGTGGGAGGGAGATTGATGTGCGAATTGATAGAAATGCTTAA
- the HNRNPM gene encoding heterogeneous nuclear ribonucleoprotein M isoform X5: protein MEESMKKAAEVLNKHSLGGRPLKVKEVRRASVLSDPDGEHARRAMQKVMAAAGGMGIGPGPGGPGMINIPPSILNNPNIPNEIIHALQAGRLGSTVFVANLDYKVGWKKLKEVFSMAGVVVRADILEDKDGKSRGIGTVTFEQAIEAVQAISMFNGQLLFDRPMHVKMDERAFPKGDFFPPERPQQLPHGLGGIGMGLGPGGQPIDANHLNKGMGMGNMGPGGMGMEGMGFGMNKMGGMEGPFGGMENIGRFPAGMNMGRMSEMDRAMGGGFEREFGRNEMGMSRSFGETLERGIGGGNASIPGIERMAPGIDRNFAGSLGGTGGPAAGVARKACQIFVRNLPFDFTWKMLKDKFNECGHVLYADIKMENGKSKGCGVVRFESPEVAERACRMMNGIQLRGREIDVRIDRNA from the exons GATCCTGATGGTGAGCATGCCAGGAGAGCAATGCAGAAGGTCATGGCAGCAGCTGGTGGAATGGGTATTGGTCCAGGCCCGGGTGGCCCCGGCATGATCAATATCCCGCCTAGTATACTCAACAATCCCAACATACCCAATGAGATCATTCATGCCTTACAGGCAGGGAGACTTGGAAGCACTGTCTTTGTTGCAAAT TTGGATTACAAGGTTGGTtggaagaaactgaaagaagTATTCAGCATGGCCGGTGTTGTGGTTCGGGCAGACATACTAGAAGATAAAGATGGCAAAAGTCGTGGGATCGGCACTGTCACTTTTGAGCAAGCTATAGAGGCTGTTCAGGCTATAT CGATGTTTAATGGGCAGCTGCTGTTTGACAGACCGATGCATGTAAAAATG GACGAACGAGCCTTTCCCAAAGGAGACTTCTTTCCTCCAGAGCGACCCCAACAACTTCCTC atgGTCTTGGTGGTATTGGCATGGGATTAGGACCTGGAGGTCAACCTATTGATGCAAATCATTTAAACAAAGGCATGGGAATGGGCAACATGGGACCTGGAG GAATGGGAATGGAAGGCATGGGCTTTGGAATGAATAAAATGGGAG gaaTGGAAGGTCCTTTTGGTGGCATGGAAAACATTGGTCGCTTCCCAGCTGGAATGAACATGGGCAGAATGAGTG AGATGGATCGTGCCATGGGTGGAGGATTTGAAAGAGAATTTGGAAGAAATGAAATGGGAATGTCTCGTAGTTTTGGAGAGACCTTGGAGAGAGGAATAG GTGGTGGAAATGCCAGCATTCCTGGGATTGAGAGGATGGCACCTGGCATTGATC GCAATTTTGCAGGCTCCCTTGGAGGAACTGGAGGACCTGCAGCTGGGGTGGCCAGAAAAGCCTGTCAGATATTTGTGAGAAAT CTGCCTTTTGATTTTACATGGAAAATGCTGAAAGATAAATTTAATGAATGTG gtcaTGTGCTGTATGCTGATATCAAGATGGAGAATGGGAAGTCTAAAGGATGTGGTGTGGTTAGATTCGAGTCCCCAGAAGTAGCTGAGCGAGCGTGCCGTATGATGAATGGGATACAGCTTCGTGGGAGGGAGATTGATGTGCGAATTGATAGAAATGCTTAA
- the HNRNPM gene encoding heterogeneous nuclear ribonucleoprotein M isoform X3 yields MEESMKKAAEVLNKHSLGGRPLKVKEVRRASVLSDPDGEHARRAMQKVMAAAGGMGIGPGPGGPGMINIPPSILNNPNIPNEIIHALQAGRLGSTVFVANLDYKVGWKKLKEVFSMAGVVVRADILEDKDGKSRGIGTVTFEQAIEAVQAISMFNGQLLFDRPMHVKMDERAFPKGDFFPPERPQQLPRMGMEGMGFGMNKMGGMEGPFGGMENIGRFPAGMNMGRMSEMDRAMGGGFEREFGRNEMGMSRSFGETLERGIGGGNASIPGIERMAPGIDRMGSGIERIPSGMGHGMERVGSEIDRMGLVLDRMSSNVERMGSGIDRMAPLGIDHIAPNIERMGPAIERMGSGIERMGSGIGFGIERMGAAIDRVGTTMDRMGSGVERMGSGMDRMGIGMERMVPAGMGTGMGQVIERMPAGLDRIGATPMERIGIDRMGAASMERMGLERIGATNMERMGPAMGQGMGAGIDRMGLAMGSNFERTMDMERGNFAGNFAGSLGGTGGPAAGVARKACQIFVRNLPFDFTWKMLKDKFNECGHVLYADIKMENGKSKGCGVVRFESPEVAERACRMMNGIQLRGREIDVRIDRNA; encoded by the exons GATCCTGATGGTGAGCATGCCAGGAGAGCAATGCAGAAGGTCATGGCAGCAGCTGGTGGAATGGGTATTGGTCCAGGCCCGGGTGGCCCCGGCATGATCAATATCCCGCCTAGTATACTCAACAATCCCAACATACCCAATGAGATCATTCATGCCTTACAGGCAGGGAGACTTGGAAGCACTGTCTTTGTTGCAAAT TTGGATTACAAGGTTGGTtggaagaaactgaaagaagTATTCAGCATGGCCGGTGTTGTGGTTCGGGCAGACATACTAGAAGATAAAGATGGCAAAAGTCGTGGGATCGGCACTGTCACTTTTGAGCAAGCTATAGAGGCTGTTCAGGCTATAT CGATGTTTAATGGGCAGCTGCTGTTTGACAGACCGATGCATGTAAAAATG GACGAACGAGCCTTTCCCAAAGGAGACTTCTTTCCTCCAGAGCGACCCCAACAACTTCCTC GAATGGGAATGGAAGGCATGGGCTTTGGAATGAATAAAATGGGAG gaaTGGAAGGTCCTTTTGGTGGCATGGAAAACATTGGTCGCTTCCCAGCTGGAATGAACATGGGCAGAATGAGTG AGATGGATCGTGCCATGGGTGGAGGATTTGAAAGAGAATTTGGAAGAAATGAAATGGGAATGTCTCGTAGTTTTGGAGAGACCTTGGAGAGAGGAATAG GTGGTGGAAATGCCAGCATTCCTGGGATTGAGAGGATGGCACCTGGCATTGATCGTATGGGCTCGGGAATAGAAAGAATACCTTCCGGGATGGGGCATGGGATGGAGAGAGTAGGGTCAGAAATAGACAGGATGGGTCTTGTTTTAGATCGCATGAGCTCCAATGTGGAGCGAATGGGTTCAGGAATTGACCGAATGGCCCCTCTGGGCATAGATCACATCGCTCCTAACATCGAGAGGATGGGCCCAGCTATTGAGAGAATGGGTTCTGGCATAGAAAGAATGGGTTCTGGAATAGGCTTTGGTATCGAGAGAATGGGTGCTGCCATTGACCGCGTTGGCACCACTATGGACAGAATGGGATCAGGCGTAGAACGTATGGGTTCTGGCATGGATAGAATGGGTATAGGTATGGAGCGTATGGTCCCTGCTGGAATGGGAACTGGAATGGGTCAGGTGATAGAGAGAATGCCAGCTGGTTTGGATCGTATAGGTGCCACTCCTATGGAAAGAATAGGAATAGATCGTATGGGTGCTGCTAGCATGGAGAGAATGGGCTTGGAGCGCATTGGAGCCACTAACATGGAAAGAATGGGTCCTGCTATGGGACAGGGCATGGGAGCAGGCATAGATCGAATGGGACTTGCAATGGGAAGCAATTTTGAAAGAACAATGGACATGGAACGTGGAAACTTTGCAGGCAATTTTGCAGGCTCCCTTGGAGGAACTGGAGGACCTGCAGCTGGGGTGGCCAGAAAAGCCTGTCAGATATTTGTGAGAAAT CTGCCTTTTGATTTTACATGGAAAATGCTGAAAGATAAATTTAATGAATGTG gtcaTGTGCTGTATGCTGATATCAAGATGGAGAATGGGAAGTCTAAAGGATGTGGTGTGGTTAGATTCGAGTCCCCAGAAGTAGCTGAGCGAGCGTGCCGTATGATGAATGGGATACAGCTTCGTGGGAGGGAGATTGATGTGCGAATTGATAGAAATGCTTAA
- the HNRNPM gene encoding heterogeneous nuclear ribonucleoprotein M isoform X2 — protein sequence MEESMKKAAEVLNKHSLGGRPLKVKEDPDGEHARRAMQKVMAAAGGMGIGPGPGGPGMINIPPSILNNPNIPNEIIHALQAGRLGSTVFVANLDYKVGWKKLKEVFSMAGVVVRADILEDKDGKSRGIGTVTFEQAIEAVQAISMFNGQLLFDRPMHVKMDERAFPKGDFFPPERPQQLPHGLGGIGMGLGPGGQPIDANHLNKGMGMGNMGPGGMGMEGMGFGMNKMGGMEGPFGGMENIGRFPAGMNMGRMSEMDRAMGGGFEREFGRNEMGMSRSFGETLERGIGGGNASIPGIERMAPGIDRMGSGIERIPSGMGHGMERVGSEIDRMGLVLDRMSSNVERMGSGIDRMAPLGIDHIAPNIERMGPAIERMGSGIERMGSGIGFGIERMGAAIDRVGTTMDRMGSGVERMGSGMDRMGIGMERMVPAGMGTGMGQVIERMPAGLDRIGATPMERIGIDRMGAASMERMGLERIGATNMERMGPAMGQGMGAGIDRMGLAMGSNFERTMDMERGNFAGNFAGSLGGTGGPAAGVARKACQIFVRNLPFDFTWKMLKDKFNECGHVLYADIKMENGKSKGCGVVRFESPEVAERACRMMNGIQLRGREIDVRIDRNA from the exons GATCCTGATGGTGAGCATGCCAGGAGAGCAATGCAGAAGGTCATGGCAGCAGCTGGTGGAATGGGTATTGGTCCAGGCCCGGGTGGCCCCGGCATGATCAATATCCCGCCTAGTATACTCAACAATCCCAACATACCCAATGAGATCATTCATGCCTTACAGGCAGGGAGACTTGGAAGCACTGTCTTTGTTGCAAAT TTGGATTACAAGGTTGGTtggaagaaactgaaagaagTATTCAGCATGGCCGGTGTTGTGGTTCGGGCAGACATACTAGAAGATAAAGATGGCAAAAGTCGTGGGATCGGCACTGTCACTTTTGAGCAAGCTATAGAGGCTGTTCAGGCTATAT CGATGTTTAATGGGCAGCTGCTGTTTGACAGACCGATGCATGTAAAAATG GACGAACGAGCCTTTCCCAAAGGAGACTTCTTTCCTCCAGAGCGACCCCAACAACTTCCTC atgGTCTTGGTGGTATTGGCATGGGATTAGGACCTGGAGGTCAACCTATTGATGCAAATCATTTAAACAAAGGCATGGGAATGGGCAACATGGGACCTGGAG GAATGGGAATGGAAGGCATGGGCTTTGGAATGAATAAAATGGGAG gaaTGGAAGGTCCTTTTGGTGGCATGGAAAACATTGGTCGCTTCCCAGCTGGAATGAACATGGGCAGAATGAGTG AGATGGATCGTGCCATGGGTGGAGGATTTGAAAGAGAATTTGGAAGAAATGAAATGGGAATGTCTCGTAGTTTTGGAGAGACCTTGGAGAGAGGAATAG GTGGTGGAAATGCCAGCATTCCTGGGATTGAGAGGATGGCACCTGGCATTGATCGTATGGGCTCGGGAATAGAAAGAATACCTTCCGGGATGGGGCATGGGATGGAGAGAGTAGGGTCAGAAATAGACAGGATGGGTCTTGTTTTAGATCGCATGAGCTCCAATGTGGAGCGAATGGGTTCAGGAATTGACCGAATGGCCCCTCTGGGCATAGATCACATCGCTCCTAACATCGAGAGGATGGGCCCAGCTATTGAGAGAATGGGTTCTGGCATAGAAAGAATGGGTTCTGGAATAGGCTTTGGTATCGAGAGAATGGGTGCTGCCATTGACCGCGTTGGCACCACTATGGACAGAATGGGATCAGGCGTAGAACGTATGGGTTCTGGCATGGATAGAATGGGTATAGGTATGGAGCGTATGGTCCCTGCTGGAATGGGAACTGGAATGGGTCAGGTGATAGAGAGAATGCCAGCTGGTTTGGATCGTATAGGTGCCACTCCTATGGAAAGAATAGGAATAGATCGTATGGGTGCTGCTAGCATGGAGAGAATGGGCTTGGAGCGCATTGGAGCCACTAACATGGAAAGAATGGGTCCTGCTATGGGACAGGGCATGGGAGCAGGCATAGATCGAATGGGACTTGCAATGGGAAGCAATTTTGAAAGAACAATGGACATGGAACGTGGAAACTTTGCAGGCAATTTTGCAGGCTCCCTTGGAGGAACTGGAGGACCTGCAGCTGGGGTGGCCAGAAAAGCCTGTCAGATATTTGTGAGAAAT CTGCCTTTTGATTTTACATGGAAAATGCTGAAAGATAAATTTAATGAATGTG gtcaTGTGCTGTATGCTGATATCAAGATGGAGAATGGGAAGTCTAAAGGATGTGGTGTGGTTAGATTCGAGTCCCCAGAAGTAGCTGAGCGAGCGTGCCGTATGATGAATGGGATACAGCTTCGTGGGAGGGAGATTGATGTGCGAATTGATAGAAATGCTTAA
- the HNRNPM gene encoding heterogeneous nuclear ribonucleoprotein M isoform X4 produces the protein MEESMKKAAEVLNKHSLGGRPLKVKEDPDGEHARRAMQKVMAAAGGMGIGPGPGGPGMINIPPSILNNPNIPNEIIHALQAGRLGSTVFVANLDYKVGWKKLKEVFSMAGVVVRADILEDKDGKSRGIGTVTFEQAIEAVQAISMFNGQLLFDRPMHVKMDERAFPKGDFFPPERPQQLPRMGMEGMGFGMNKMGGMEGPFGGMENIGRFPAGMNMGRMSEMDRAMGGGFEREFGRNEMGMSRSFGETLERGIGGGNASIPGIERMAPGIDRMGSGIERIPSGMGHGMERVGSEIDRMGLVLDRMSSNVERMGSGIDRMAPLGIDHIAPNIERMGPAIERMGSGIERMGSGIGFGIERMGAAIDRVGTTMDRMGSGVERMGSGMDRMGIGMERMVPAGMGTGMGQVIERMPAGLDRIGATPMERIGIDRMGAASMERMGLERIGATNMERMGPAMGQGMGAGIDRMGLAMGSNFERTMDMERGNFAGNFAGSLGGTGGPAAGVARKACQIFVRNLPFDFTWKMLKDKFNECGHVLYADIKMENGKSKGCGVVRFESPEVAERACRMMNGIQLRGREIDVRIDRNA, from the exons GATCCTGATGGTGAGCATGCCAGGAGAGCAATGCAGAAGGTCATGGCAGCAGCTGGTGGAATGGGTATTGGTCCAGGCCCGGGTGGCCCCGGCATGATCAATATCCCGCCTAGTATACTCAACAATCCCAACATACCCAATGAGATCATTCATGCCTTACAGGCAGGGAGACTTGGAAGCACTGTCTTTGTTGCAAAT TTGGATTACAAGGTTGGTtggaagaaactgaaagaagTATTCAGCATGGCCGGTGTTGTGGTTCGGGCAGACATACTAGAAGATAAAGATGGCAAAAGTCGTGGGATCGGCACTGTCACTTTTGAGCAAGCTATAGAGGCTGTTCAGGCTATAT CGATGTTTAATGGGCAGCTGCTGTTTGACAGACCGATGCATGTAAAAATG GACGAACGAGCCTTTCCCAAAGGAGACTTCTTTCCTCCAGAGCGACCCCAACAACTTCCTC GAATGGGAATGGAAGGCATGGGCTTTGGAATGAATAAAATGGGAG gaaTGGAAGGTCCTTTTGGTGGCATGGAAAACATTGGTCGCTTCCCAGCTGGAATGAACATGGGCAGAATGAGTG AGATGGATCGTGCCATGGGTGGAGGATTTGAAAGAGAATTTGGAAGAAATGAAATGGGAATGTCTCGTAGTTTTGGAGAGACCTTGGAGAGAGGAATAG GTGGTGGAAATGCCAGCATTCCTGGGATTGAGAGGATGGCACCTGGCATTGATCGTATGGGCTCGGGAATAGAAAGAATACCTTCCGGGATGGGGCATGGGATGGAGAGAGTAGGGTCAGAAATAGACAGGATGGGTCTTGTTTTAGATCGCATGAGCTCCAATGTGGAGCGAATGGGTTCAGGAATTGACCGAATGGCCCCTCTGGGCATAGATCACATCGCTCCTAACATCGAGAGGATGGGCCCAGCTATTGAGAGAATGGGTTCTGGCATAGAAAGAATGGGTTCTGGAATAGGCTTTGGTATCGAGAGAATGGGTGCTGCCATTGACCGCGTTGGCACCACTATGGACAGAATGGGATCAGGCGTAGAACGTATGGGTTCTGGCATGGATAGAATGGGTATAGGTATGGAGCGTATGGTCCCTGCTGGAATGGGAACTGGAATGGGTCAGGTGATAGAGAGAATGCCAGCTGGTTTGGATCGTATAGGTGCCACTCCTATGGAAAGAATAGGAATAGATCGTATGGGTGCTGCTAGCATGGAGAGAATGGGCTTGGAGCGCATTGGAGCCACTAACATGGAAAGAATGGGTCCTGCTATGGGACAGGGCATGGGAGCAGGCATAGATCGAATGGGACTTGCAATGGGAAGCAATTTTGAAAGAACAATGGACATGGAACGTGGAAACTTTGCAGGCAATTTTGCAGGCTCCCTTGGAGGAACTGGAGGACCTGCAGCTGGGGTGGCCAGAAAAGCCTGTCAGATATTTGTGAGAAAT CTGCCTTTTGATTTTACATGGAAAATGCTGAAAGATAAATTTAATGAATGTG gtcaTGTGCTGTATGCTGATATCAAGATGGAGAATGGGAAGTCTAAAGGATGTGGTGTGGTTAGATTCGAGTCCCCAGAAGTAGCTGAGCGAGCGTGCCGTATGATGAATGGGATACAGCTTCGTGGGAGGGAGATTGATGTGCGAATTGATAGAAATGCTTAA